One part of the Andrena cerasifolii isolate SP2316 chromosome 4, iyAndCera1_principal, whole genome shotgun sequence genome encodes these proteins:
- the LOC143368002 gene encoding uncharacterized protein LOC143368002, with protein sequence MNDKPSVPEEESSEKRNSIKISNSMLQRLEFGREIQYVTHRKAAAVERNGTESDDAWINKLATIDEEHTKTKGLDITAAEKVLRDISRVTTPKSDRSCLVDTVKVTECMNGNKGNTLACGKEVHNFKQCIDKLMYDAVRKDMKEVRSSKKESYVEAFERQYQL encoded by the exons atgaatgaTAAACCTTCAGTCCCTGAAGAGGAATCATCGGAAAAGAGAAATTCAATCAAAATCAGCAATTCAATGCTTCAGAGATTAGAATTTGGTAGAGAGATACAATATGTCACCCACCGAAAAG ctGCAGCCGTTGAAAGAAATGGTACAGAATCCGACGATGCTTGGATCAATAAATTGGCTACTATCGATGAGGAGCATACGAAGACAAAGGGTTTAGATATAACCGCGGCAGAGAAAGTCCTTCGTGATATCAGTAGAGTCACAACCCCGAAGTCTGATCGTAGTTGCCTCGTTGACACGGTAAAA GTAACGGAATGCATGAACGGTAATAAAGGGAACACGTTGGCTTGTGGAAAAGAAGTACACAATTTTAAGCAATGTATTGATAAATTAATGTATGATGCTGTTCGCAAAGATATGAAAGAGGTACGATCGAGCAAGAAGGAAAGCTACGTGGAAGCATTCGAACGGCAATATCAATTATAA